TGTAGCCGGCTGCCTGGTAGTACTCGCGCAGGCGGGGGTTGGTGGAGAGGCAGTCCAGGCGGGACAGCGGGCGGCCCGCGGCTGCGATGCGGCGTTCCGCCTCCGCCAGCATGTGGCGGCCCGCTCCGGGCGGGGCCACGCGGCGGTCGGTCATCAGGCGGTGGATGTAGGCGGCGGTGGGGGGTTGGGGACCCCAGGCGGCCGGGTCGTCCCACCAGAGTTCCCAGGCGCCCGCCACCTGGTCGCCCTGGAGGGCCAGCCAGACTTCGCCCTCGGTCAGACGGGTGCGGAAGTGGGGCTCGGTGAGTTGGCCCGGCTTCCACTGGTCGATGCCTTGGGAGAGCTGCCAGTGGGCCGCTTCGTCCCGGAGGCGGACCAGGGCGGGGATGTCCGTCTCGGTCGCCCGGCGGAAGGTGAGGGGGGAGGGGGGCTCGAGGAGGTGTGTGCGCAGGGCCGAGGCGAAGGTGGGAGGCAGACCCAGGGTCTCGGTGACGTAGGACTCGACCGACCCGTAGCGGGACTTCAGGTCCGACAGGAATCTGGTCATGATCTCGGCGGGGGCCGTGCCGTAGGCCGGCCACAGGAGTTCGCGGTCGGCGTTGTCGGTGCGCCAGTCCGCGACCAGCAGGGGCGTGGCACGTTCCGTCAGGGTGAAGTCGTCGGTGATCGTCTGCTCGGGGACGCCCAGGAGAGACAGGACCAACGCCGCCACCAGGCCCGTGCGGTCCTTGCCCGAGGCGCAGTGGACGACCAGGGGGGTGTCCGATTCGGCCGCTGCCCCGATCAGTTGCAGTGTCTCGCGGATTTCCTTCGTGCCGTCCTCGGCGACCTCCGCGTAGCGGGCCGCCAGGTAGGGGCCGGGGGCGACGGACGGGGGCAGCGCCGCCTGGTCGTACGGGCGGTGCTCGATGCTCTGGTTGTGGTAGGTGAGGGAGGGGTGCTCGGGGACGCGGCCCTTCGCGTCGATCTCCCAGGGGTAGCGGAGGTCCACGACCGTGCGGATGCCGAGCGAGAGGAAGAGATCCCAGTCCCGCGTCCCGGGGGTCAGTTTGCCGAGGGAGTCCGCGCGGTACAGGCGGGACCGGCGGACCGTACGGCCGTCCGCGGTGGTGTATCCGCCCAGGTCGCGGAAGTTGTGCAGACGGGCGAAGAGTATGTGTCTGTTCACGTCGCGGCAGCGTACGGCGGACGTACGGCTGCCGCGATCACTTCGCGTGGGATATCGCGTAGATCATGACGAAGGCCACGATGTGGATGCCGAAGAGGAAGTACGCGAGGTACCACCAGACGTAGCGCTGGTTCTTCTTCTCCGCGGCGAGGTGGCGGCGCTCCGCGGAGGGCGCGTTCGACGTCTCGTCCGACGTTTCGTCCGGCGCCTCGATCGGTGTCCCGTCCGGCATCACAGTTCCCGGTGGACCTTGGTGTTCGACGCCTGGGCGCGGGGGCGGACGACGAGGAGGTCGATGTTGACGTGGCTGGGGCGGGTGACGGCCCAGGTGATGGTGTCGGCGACGTCGTCGGCGGTCAGTGGCTCGGCCACGCCCGCGTAGACCTTGGCCGCCTTCTCCGAGTCGCCGCCGAAGCGGGTCAGCGCGAACTCGTCCGTCTTGACCATGCCGGGCGCGATCTCGATGACCCGGACCGGCGTTCCGACGATCTCCAGGCGGAGGGTCTCGGCGAGGACGTGTTCGGCGTGCTTGGCGGCGACATAGCCCGCGCCGCCCTCGTACGTGCCGTGACCCGCCGTCGACGACAGCACGACGACCGTGCCGTCGCCGCTCGCGGTGAGCGCCGGGAGCAGGGCCTGGGTGATGTTCAGCGTGCCGATGACGTTCGTCTCGTACATCTGGCGCCACTCGGCCGGGTCGCCGGTCGCGACCGGGTCGGCGCCCAGCGCGCCGCCCGCGTTGTTGACCAGGACACCGATCGTCTTGAAGGCGCCGGCGAACTCGTCGACCGCCGCGCGGTCCGTGACGTCCAGCGCGTACGCGGTCGCCTGGTGGCCCGTCGCGTTGATCTCCTCGGCCAGCGCCTCGATGCGGTCCTTGCGGCGGGCGGTCAGCACGACGCGGTAGCCGGCCGCGGCCAGCTGCCGGGCAGTCGCCGCGCCGATGCCGCTGCTCGCGCCGGTGACGACGGCGATACGGGAGGAGGCGGAGGGCACGGCGGACGTCATGGGTTGCTCCTAGGACGTGGCTGACGGGCGTACGTGGTGTGGTCGGTCCTCGTCAGGATAGGCAGGCGGTCGGCGTCCGCGGGGTCGTGGGCTCAGGTGCCGCCACGCGGCGCGTACATGATCACGGCCATTCCGGCGAGGCAGATGAGGGCGCCGGTCACGTCCCAGCGGTCGGGA
This portion of the Streptomyces mirabilis genome encodes:
- a CDS encoding tyrosine-protein phosphatase translates to MNRHILFARLHNFRDLGGYTTADGRTVRRSRLYRADSLGKLTPGTRDWDLFLSLGIRTVVDLRYPWEIDAKGRVPEHPSLTYHNQSIEHRPYDQAALPPSVAPGPYLAARYAEVAEDGTKEIRETLQLIGAAAESDTPLVVHCASGKDRTGLVAALVLSLLGVPEQTITDDFTLTERATPLLVADWRTDNADRELLWPAYGTAPAEIMTRFLSDLKSRYGSVESYVTETLGLPPTFASALRTHLLEPPSPLTFRRATETDIPALVRLRDEAAHWQLSQGIDQWKPGQLTEPHFRTRLTEGEVWLALQGDQVAGAWELWWDDPAAWGPQPPTAAYIHRLMTDRRVAPPGAGRHMLAEAERRIAAAGRPLSRLDCLSTNPRLREYYQAAGYTVVGEQTAKDGGLGSPYAVTLLEKRLR
- a CDS encoding SDR family NAD(P)-dependent oxidoreductase; its protein translation is MTSAVPSASSRIAVVTGASSGIGAATARQLAAAGYRVVLTARRKDRIEALAEEINATGHQATAYALDVTDRAAVDEFAGAFKTIGVLVNNAGGALGADPVATGDPAEWRQMYETNVIGTLNITQALLPALTASGDGTVVVLSSTAGHGTYEGGAGYVAAKHAEHVLAETLRLEIVGTPVRVIEIAPGMVKTDEFALTRFGGDSEKAAKVYAGVAEPLTADDVADTITWAVTRPSHVNIDLLVVRPRAQASNTKVHREL